A region of Oxyura jamaicensis isolate SHBP4307 breed ruddy duck chromosome 9, BPBGC_Ojam_1.0, whole genome shotgun sequence DNA encodes the following proteins:
- the LOC118171197 gene encoding G-protein coupled receptor 35-like has protein sequence MENCTDINSTLQNGILLFQLIVYIPVLSFGFLLNTVAFWVFCCKLKNWTETRVYMINLMVADCSLLFALPFMIYFTKNKHPIDELCFAVQMIYFTNRPMSIYIIMLIAIDRYIAIIFPLKAKTLRSPRKSASVCGCLWIIQIIYSFSQQKFQKSTEKFCLQRHSTEPKYLTLVSISIGYFIPLVIIIFCSVKVIKCLKKKMASSLHETKLIQKARHIVSVNLCVFTLCFSPIYIALLLRFIAEVAKACSLLSKLRVSIQIFSCLANINCCLDAFCYYFAAKEFQEFSSLLPTCILKRSKVNQSQESQQPTEQVML, from the coding sequence ATGGAGAACTGCACTGATATCAACAGCACGCTGCAGAACGGCATTTTGCTCTTTCAGCTGATCGTCTACATCCCAGTCCTCTCCTTTGGGTTCCTGCTGAACACAGTCGCCTTCTGGGTCTTCTGCTGCAAACTCAAGAACTGGACTGAGACCAGGGTGTACATGATCAACCTCATGGTCGCAGACTGTTCCCTGCTCTTTGCCCTGCCTTTCATGATATATTTTACCAAGAACAAACATCCCATAGACGAATTATGTTTTGCTGTACAGATGATATATTTTACGAACAGGCCTATGAGCATCTACATCATCATGCTGATTGCAATCGATCGATACATTGCAATCATATTCCCTCTAAAAGCAAAAACTCTTCGATCCCCACGGAAATCAGCTTCTGTCTGTGGGTGTCTTTGGATAATACAGATAATCTATTCCTTCTCCCagcaaaaatttcaaaaaagtacagaaaaatttTGCCTTCAGAGACATTCTACTGAACCTAAGTATTTAACATTAGTCTCCATTTCCATTGGATATTTTATTCCTCTAGTGATTATAATTTTTTGTTCAGTAAAAGTCATCAAAtgtctcaaaaagaaaatggccAGCAGCCTTCATGAGACAAAGTTAATCCAGAAAGCGCGCCACATCGTTTCTGTGAATTTGTGTGTGTTCACCTTATGTTTTTCACCTATCTACATCGCACTGCTCCTGCGGTTCATAGCAGAGGTTGCTAAAGCTTGTTCTCTGCTCTCAAAACTTAGAGTCTCTATTCAGATCTTTTCATGCTTGGCAAATATCAACTGCTGCTTGGACGCATTTTGCTATTACTTTGCAGCCAAGGAATTTCAGgaattttcctctctgctccccactTGTATATTGAAGAGGTCTAAGGTGAATCAAAGCCAAGAGTCACAGCAACCCACTGAGCAAGTTATGTTATAA